The genome window CAGCAGGGAATCTACCAGCGGGCTGCCTGTCGTGACGCTTGCCCTTTCGACGGACCATGTGTATCCCTGATCGGACTCGGAAGTTATGCCGCGCGCCTCCGCTCCAAGCGTCTCGTCATTGTCCGTCAAAGCCATTGCCTCAACCAGACGGAAGTGAGCCACTTCCAAACGGCTGTCGTCCTCCACGTACTGGCGTATAGTGAACAACTCGATTCGTACCTGAGCCTCGTCAACGAGATAGGAAAGCCGCTCAGGAGTCATTTCCTGAACGGCCCTCGTACTACTCTGCTCCTTTACTTTCTCCGGCGTCAGCATCGGTCTCACCCTCTTCTGGTTTAGTGGCGACAGTGCCCTCGCCTTTCTTACGAGGAGCGGCTTTCTCTTCCATCACTTCGAAATTGCCGCGCTCCTTCAGCTTCTTCAGCACCTTGTCGTCCTTTACTTCGACCGGTTTGTCTTTCTCAAAACGAAAGCCATAGGCTTGCAGCGAGGCGTTTTCCCCTGTGAATTTAACGAGCATTAAAACTCCACCCCTTCAACGTAGGCAACCGCTGCCGGTTCCTCGAAGATCGGGTCAAAGTCGGAGTGGATCGCGTAGAAACGTTTGTCAGCGTAGATCGCTTCTTTGCCTTCCGTAGTCTTCCGAATCTGCATGGCATAAGTGTGTACCATGACAAAGTTCGGCTGGTACGTGAACAGGATCGCACCTTCAGGCATGTGAGCAACCTCTTCCACATCATAGGAGTTGATCTTCTTCACACCGCCGGTAATCTGCAGCTGTACAGAAGCCGAGTTATCCATTTCGGCCAGCTTCTGGAGTCGTTTGGAATACGTGTTCGGATGCATGAAGTATTTGAACGTTCCACCTGTACGCTGGCGAGTAGGAATCGCGCGTTCCAGTTCAAAGAGAATGCCAGTTTTCTCAGCAGCAGTAATGGTTGCCCAATCGATGTAGTTGCCTGTTGTTTGAGCTAGCTTCAACCATCCGTCATTGATCTTCAGGAAATCATAGTCCGGATCTGTATTCAAAGTGGCGATGTCACCGTTGAAGCCAAGGTCCTGCATGTTATCGCCATAGTTCAATGTCATATGGCGCAAGATAACCTCTTCCGCATTTTGCCCGCGGACACGCTGTGTTTGGCGAATGAATTCTTCAGTAATTTCAAATGGCAGCACAACAGGAGTAACCGAGTAAGGAACCTGTGGGAATGTCGGTTTCTTTGTGTTGGTTGCTTCAGTGTCCTCAATTTTAGAACGCAAGTTACGTCCCGTTACACCGATCTTATCGATTGTACCTTGCGCGGATGTACGGGTTTCGTGACGGATTCCTCTAAGAAAACCAGTAGAATCATACGCCATGTCCAAGAACTTTTCGACTTGTTTGAAGTTAAGAGCCGAAGAGTCGCTCGCGGTTGTAGTCGCAGCTTTGCTAATAATTTGTCCGTTTGTTCTCATGTCTCTTATTCCTCCTTACAACAGTCCATCAAAAGAACTGTCGTCCTCATTTTTTTGAATCTGGTCATCAGCAGGCTGTTGTTGGCTGGAGCCACGTGCGTTTTTTATCAGCTGCACTTCTTGTCCCAAGGTCTCCATTTGTTTGCTGATAGGCTCCAGCACCTTTGCAAGTGCATCTGTCAGCTGGGCGCTGGCCGGATCCTTTTGTTGATCGTCTCCCTCCCCGCCTTCTGCCTTTTTCAGTTCTGCTACTTCTGTTTGAAGGGCAGTCAATTGTTTGGTAATTGGCGACATAGCCGCCTCTACTGCTTTTTGGATGTCCTCTGCTTTCACGTCATCTTCCTCCTTGTCTTCCACCTCAGCCAGAAGGTCTGCAATGGTGGTATGGGCTTGTTTCAATTTGTCCAGACGAGCTGTTGAGATCTTTCGGCCGGCCTTGGCAATCTGTTCAGGCGGTTTTCCTAGTGCCTTGGCGATGTCGTTTGCCCCAAGAATCTCTTGCAGGATGTCTGCAAACTCTTGGATTGCCTCTTTCGCCTTTTCCGGATCGCTTTCAAACTCATAGCGATCGGTCTGCCAGTTATAGCGTTTGATCGTAGACTCAAATGAGCTCAAGGCAGTCCAAAAATTATTGTTCTGCTTGTTACGCTCATACTTGTCTTTGACATCGCCCTTTACTATCCGGGTTAATGCCTTTGCGATGGAATACAAAAGCCCCTTCTCTACCGTTTCATGATCGGTATGCGAAGAGGCTTTTTCGATTTGTTCGCGTTTCCCAACTCCCCACATAGAGAAGCCGGTAATCTCGCCTTTTTCGATTTGTTCCCAAGTATCGTCATCTGTTACCTTTACCCCAGCCACCCAAGAGCCTTTCTTGATCTCCTGATCGCCTAGTTCCATGTCTACTGGTGCGATGTACGATTCCACCACGTACCCTTTGTCGGCATCCAAATCGTGCTGCTTATCGATGTTGTATGTGCTTTGACGTTCCATGAAGCCGTGGGCCGCCTTCTCAATTTCGCCGGCGGTCATTGTATCTCCGTGGGAGTCCTCTTCATCTGGCTCATACACTAGGCCGTAAACAATTTGCTTGGCCTTGTCTGCCTTAGCAATACGGATATCCTTTTGCAGCGCCTCTTTTCCTTCTTCCTTGAGGATTGCAAAGGGTTTTCCATTTGCCCCTTTATCAACGAGGGAAATGTGTGTGATCCTCGCGTCTTTCAGTGCGTACTTTTTCCCCAAATTCTTCACCTCCTTTCGTCTTAGAAAACAGCCTGCATAGTACAACGACAATGCACGATTTGTTTTGCACTTCCTGCTGGATCGCCTGGATGCATCAGCCTTTCACCTCCCACCTTGAACGGCTTATCAATATCGACCTCTTGGCCGTTTGCCTCTTTGTGATCATTCCGCGTGCGCTTGTTGTTTGCCGCCCGCCAGCGCTTTTTCTTCACGAGGCCGGTCTGTTTCCACCCCTCCAACTTTCCACCGTTGGCTGCCGCCGTGGATAAGGTCCGGGAGATGGTAACGGCCCTGGTCATCGTGAACGGCCCCTCTTCCCCGGCTGCTGCTTGCTTACTTACCTCTTTCACTAGGGTTGCACGCTCTGCAGGTGTCTTCCCTACTTCAGTGGCACGCTGGAAAGATCGGAGCATGTGGTCAGCAGATGTGTCACTCATAGCAGGCACCAGCTGCTTTAGCCTCTTAGCAAATTTGGCCGCTGCTTTGTTTTCCTGCTCCCACGTTACGTCTGTATTAATTCCGATGGCTTCGGACTCTCCTGCGAGATGGAACAAGGGCATGAACGCGTCGTAGACGGCTTGTTCAAACTTCACCTGAAAGTAGTCTCCGCCTTGTATCTGCAAGATGACTTTCCATAGCTCGTCTGCGTCAGAGGCCAACTCCTCGCTCAATTCCTGTATGGCTTCATCAAGCGCCTTGCCCTGTAGTCCCAGAAGGTCCGCAATCGTTCCTTCGCCTTCCTTGTACAACTTTTCAAGAAGCTCACGCTCCGCATGGGTTAGATCCAGGCTATCGAGAAAGTCATCGTCGTCCGCTTTGGCAATCAGATGCAGGCATCGATCACACATGCTGGCGTTCCCTCGTTTCACGGAGTAGCCGCTTGGCGATGGTTGCGAGTTTCTCTTCCGGCTCCGTATCCGTCGACTGACCGAGTGAAGCCTGGGATTGCATCAGCTGTATAATTGGTGTATCCAGATAGCCATCAGGAAAACGGCTCTCGTCAATGACTGTCCCAAGCACTTCCTCAGCAATCGGAATCAAGTCGCGGACAATTAGAATGCCTCGGTCAGCCAGATAATCAAGCATGGCCTTACGCTCGTCTGGGTCACTGATTTTGGGACTACGGAGGATTGCCTTTACTCGGTACACAGAGATAGCAGGCAGCAGTCGTTTGTTGAAGATCTCATCCATGATCCATTTTCGATACGGCTGGAATACCTGTTCCTCTACAATCTTGCGGGCATTATCACTGGTAGCTCGATTGTAGTCGTCTGACTCGCCAGTTAGGATTGGCGGGACACGGAATGCTGAACGTGTTTCTTTCCGTTTTTCCCGGTTGTACTCAATAAAAAGAGCATCCTGCTGGAGCAAATCATTCAGCTTGTCCAACTTGATGCTTGTCTTTTCCTTTTCATCACCAAGCATCCCTTTGTCGTATCCCTGTACTTCGAGATAGAGGATGCCTCCCTGAGACTTCTTTCCTTTCGCTCCTTTTAGAGCTTCGATCGACTGTGGCGCTAATTCACCATTCATCACCGTCAAAATCATTGCCAGCATTCGACCGTTGTCAAAGTAATCGAAGTTGAGCTCCTCGGCCTTCCTTGATCCCACAATCCCGGGCGAGTTACCGGACCAACGAGGCTCTCCGTATGTCCCATTTCCAAGCTGTAGGTGTATGACTTCATTCCCCTCGCCAGGCGCCCCGAATTCACGGAACCATGTTATATTCGTTCCTCGCTTTTGGGCGTACCGTCTGACCCACTTGCTCTGTGTAAACTCTTCTACCCTGCCCTGTACCAGTCTCTTATACTTCATATCGACTAGTTCGAGTGGCGCTGTACAACGCATGTATTCT of Brevibacillus choshinensis contains these proteins:
- a CDS encoding DUF3199 family protein, with the translated sequence MLTPEKVKEQSSTRAVQEMTPERLSYLVDEAQVRIELFTIRQYVEDDSRLEVAHFRLVEAMALTDNDETLGAEARGITSESDQGYTWSVERASVTTGSPLVDSLLRQWMAFTAEASDGGNVKAMLL
- a CDS encoding phage major capsid protein; the protein is MRTNGQIISKAATTTASDSSALNFKQVEKFLDMAYDSTGFLRGIRHETRTSAQGTIDKIGVTGRNLRSKIEDTEATNTKKPTFPQVPYSVTPVVLPFEITEEFIRQTQRVRGQNAEEVILRHMTLNYGDNMQDLGFNGDIATLNTDPDYDFLKINDGWLKLAQTTGNYIDWATITAAEKTGILFELERAIPTRQRTGGTFKYFMHPNTYSKRLQKLAEMDNSASVQLQITGGVKKINSYDVEEVAHMPEGAILFTYQPNFVMVHTYAMQIRKTTEGKEAIYADKRFYAIHSDFDPIFEEPAAVAYVEGVEF
- a CDS encoding XkdF-like putative serine protease domain-containing protein, with the translated sequence MGKKYALKDARITHISLVDKGANGKPFAILKEEGKEALQKDIRIAKADKAKQIVYGLVYEPDEEDSHGDTMTAGEIEKAAHGFMERQSTYNIDKQHDLDADKGYVVESYIAPVDMELGDQEIKKGSWVAGVKVTDDDTWEQIEKGEITGFSMWGVGKREQIEKASSHTDHETVEKGLLYSIAKALTRIVKGDVKDKYERNKQNNNFWTALSSFESTIKRYNWQTDRYEFESDPEKAKEAIQEFADILQEILGANDIAKALGKPPEQIAKAGRKISTARLDKLKQAHTTIADLLAEVEDKEEDDVKAEDIQKAVEAAMSPITKQLTALQTEVAELKKAEGGEGDDQQKDPASAQLTDALAKVLEPISKQMETLGQEVQLIKNARGSSQQQPADDQIQKNEDDSSFDGLL
- a CDS encoding phage minor head protein, which encodes MCDRCLHLIAKADDDDFLDSLDLTHAERELLEKLYKEGEGTIADLLGLQGKALDEAIQELSEELASDADELWKVILQIQGGDYFQVKFEQAVYDAFMPLFHLAGESEAIGINTDVTWEQENKAAAKFAKRLKQLVPAMSDTSADHMLRSFQRATEVGKTPAERATLVKEVSKQAAAGEEGPFTMTRAVTISRTLSTAAANGGKLEGWKQTGLVKKKRWRAANNKRTRNDHKEANGQEVDIDKPFKVGGERLMHPGDPAGSAKQIVHCRCTMQAVF
- a CDS encoding phage portal protein, with protein sequence MSNATGWYPIGKAEGTGESKQLVTDQFDHDYDEHKLIRPTLDPLACVHVVKQSNIIPQCIEAYKTNITGFGCTLEYMPGESDKTAKAEWDIADRFMQTANLEESNEQLLGQLIEDLEHCGNAYVEVAWGGGLPAVYRIPPEYMRCTAPLELVDMKYKRLVQGRVEEFTQSKWVRRYAQKRGTNITWFREFGAPGEGNEVIHLQLGNGTYGEPRWSGNSPGIVGSRKAEELNFDYFDNGRMLAMILTVMNGELAPQSIEALKGAKGKKSQGGILYLEVQGYDKGMLGDEKEKTSIKLDKLNDLLQQDALFIEYNREKRKETRSAFRVPPILTGESDDYNRATSDNARKIVEEQVFQPYRKWIMDEIFNKRLLPAISVYRVKAILRSPKISDPDERKAMLDYLADRGILIVRDLIPIAEEVLGTVIDESRFPDGYLDTPIIQLMQSQASLGQSTDTEPEEKLATIAKRLLRETRERQHV